The proteins below are encoded in one region of Silene latifolia isolate original U9 population chromosome 2, ASM4854445v1, whole genome shotgun sequence:
- the LOC141628320 gene encoding methionine gamma-lyase-like, which yields MSTNKCVRSATVASLREASAKRLSLMADDEHDPEVHLGRARHEFGEHGGINMSIEASATFHVMEPETMRKMFTGELGAAQDHYIYSRHFNPTVLGLGHLLAAMEGTEAAYCTSSGISAISSVLLQLVSTGGHIVACNTLYGGTHAMLCDFLPRTSGITTTFVDIRDHKAVEAAIVEGKTKVLYFETMSNPTLTVADIPALSKIGKRKGLTVVVDNTFTPMLISPARLGADVVVHSVSKFISGAGDIIAGAICGTNSMINSMMDLHNGTMMLLGPTMNPKAAFELSERVPHLGLRMKEHGIRALEFAKRMKNLGLKVIYPGLEDHPDHFLLKSIRNPQYGFGGMLCLDMETEEKANGLMYQLQNATHFGFMAVSLGYYETLMSCSGNSTSSELTDEEKAQSGISPGLIRMSVGYNGTLEQKWAQFEKAYAKLEDGHMFHH from the exons ATGTCTACCAACAAGTGTGTGCGATCTGCGACCGTCGCTAGCTTGCGAGAGGCAAGCGCGAAAAGGCTCTCCCTAATGGCAGATGACGAACATGACCCTGAGGTCCATCTAGGGAGGGCAAGACATGAATTCGGAGAGCACGGCGGTATTAACATGTCAATCGAGGCATCCGCTACTTTCCACGTCATGGAGCCAGAAACCATGAGAAAAATGTTCACAGGAGAGCTTGGAGCAGCCCAAGACCACTACATATATAGTCGTCATTTCAATCCCACTGTCCTCGGCCTCGGTCACCTCCTAGCTGCCATGGAGGGAACCGAGGCTGCCTATTGCACTTCCAGTGGCATTTCGGCAATCTCTTCTGTCCTCCTGCAGCTCGTTTCTACAGGAGGACATATAGTCGCTTGTAATACTCTATATGGTGGGACCCATGCTATGCTTTGCGATTTTTTACCCCGTACTAGCGGGATTACCACTACGTTTGTGGATATAAGGGACCATAAAGCTGTGGAGGCTGCCATTGTGGAGGGGAAGACCAAGGTGTTGTATTTTGAAACAATGTCGAACCCTACCCTCACGGTAGCCGACATCCCGGCATTATCCAAGATAGGGAAGCGTAAGGGTTTAACGGTGGTGGTGGATAACACTTTTACTCCAATGCTCATTTCTCCGGCCCGCCTTGGAGCTGATGTTGTCGTTCATAGTGTCTCCAAGTTTATTAGTGGCGCCGGAGATATCATTGCAG GCGCCATATGTGGAACTAACAGCATGATAAATTCAATGATGGACTTACATAACGGTACCATGATGCTGTTAGGCCCCACCATGAACCCAAAAGCAGCCTTTGAATTGTCCGAAAGAGTTCCTCACTTGGGGTTAAGGATGAAAGAGCACGGCATCCGGGCTTTAGAATTTGCAAAGCGGATGAAAAATTTAGGCCTAAAAGTAATCTACCCAGGTCTCGAGGATCACCCCGATCACTTTCTGCTAAAGTCGATCCGCAATCCCCAATATGGGTTCGGTGGAATGTTGTGTCTCGATATGGAGACCGAGGAGAAGGCCAATGGTCTTATGTACCAGCTCCAAAACGCGACCCACTTTGGGTTCATGGCTGTGAGTTTGGGTTACTATGAGACTCTCATGTCCTGCTCCGGTAACAGCACTAGTAGCGAGTTGACCGATGAGGAGAAGGCCCAGTCCGGTATCTCACCGGGTCTTATCCGAATGTCTGTGGGCTATAATGGTACTCTTGAGCAGAAATGGGCTCAATTTGAGAAGGCTTATGCTAAATTGGAGGATGGACATATGTTTCATCATTAA